A part of Salvelinus alpinus chromosome 23, SLU_Salpinus.1, whole genome shotgun sequence genomic DNA contains:
- the cldn15la gene encoding claudin 15-like a: MSTAVEATGFFMCIASWLITGTALANDYWKVSSVSGSVIISTRQYENLWHSCAEDSSGIAECRDFESLLGLPGHVQASRALMIISLLLGLVSMIVSLLGLKCIKIGSATEQAKAKIAVTGGCLFILAGLCELICCSWYATRVVQDFNNPFFGGVKFELGTGLFLGWGAASLSMLGGSLLCCACKRAKSEKPKAGYYATSQPKTIYAPAARSEPDSTKAYV, translated from the exons ATGTCGACCGCTGTGGAGGCAACCGGATTCTTCATGTGTATCGCCAGCTGGCTGATCACTGGTACGGCTCTCGCCAACGACTACTGGAAGGTGTCCTCCGTCTCTGGCAGCGTCATCATCTCCACCCGACAGTATGAGAACCTGTGGCACTCCTGTGCCGAAGACAGCTCTGGAATCGCCGAGTGCCGCGACTTCGAGTCCCTGCTCGGCCTGCCCG GCCATGTACAGGCGAGCCGTGCCCTGATGATCATCAGTCTGCTCTTAGGGCTGGTGTCTATGATCGTGTCTCTGCTGGGGCTAAAGTGCATTAAGATTGGCAGTGCCACGGAGCAGGCAAAGGCCAAGATTGCCGTGACTGGTGGATGTCTCTTTATCCTCGCTG GTCTCTGCGAGTTGATCTGCTGTTCTTGGTACGCCACCCGAGTTGTACAGGACTTTAACAACCCATTCTTTGGTGGGGTGAA GTTTGAGTTGGGCACTGGTCTCTTCCTGGGCTGGGGCGCAGCCTCTCTGTCCATGCTGGGAGGATCTCTTCTCTGCTGTGCCTGCAAGAGGGCAAAAAGTGAAAAGCCTAAAGC AGGGTACTACGCAACAAGTCAGCCTAAAACGATCTACGCACCTGCCGCCAGGTCTGAGCCGGACTCCACCAAAGCCTACGTCTAA
- the saga gene encoding S-arrestin a isoform X2, producing MSPKNVIFKKMAKDKSVGVYMAKRDFVDRVDSVDPVDGVILVDPEVLKGKKAFVQLSCTFRYGREDMDVMGIAFRREIYIAIRQVYPPIQDREQSTHTKMQGKLLRKLGDNAFPFFFEFPDNLPCSVGLQPGPKDSGKQCVVEFEVKAFSAESQEAKVRKRSTVHLMIRKLQYAPENSGTAPSAKTTREFVMSDKPLHLEASLDKEIYYHGEPINVCVNVTNSSNKNVKNIIVSVDQVATVVLYSNDSYVRAVALEESGDAVAAGASLKKVYTLTPLLVCNRERRGIALDGKLKHEDTNLASSSIVKEGVLKEVLGILVSYRVMVKLIIGGEVGVELPLTLMHPKPDLASWKRRWCLRSSSAPT from the exons ATGAGTCCCAAGAACGTCATCTTCAAGAAGATGGCCAAGGACAAgtcg GTTGGAGTATACATGGCGAAGAGGGACTTTGTGGATCGTGTGGACTCTGTCGACCCAGTGG ATGGTGTCATACTGGTTGACCCTGAGGTCCTCAAAGGAAAAAAAG CGTTCGTCCAGCTGTCCTGCACGTTCCGGTACGGTCGTGAAGATATGGACGTGATGGGAATTGCCTTCCGTAGGGAGATCTACATAGCCATCCGTCAGGTGTATCCGCCCATACAGGACAGGGAGCAGTCCACACACACCAAGATGCAGGGCAAACTGCTGCGCAAACTGGGAGACAATGCCTTCCCTTTCTTTTTCGAG ttccCTGATaacctgccttgttcagtgggTTTGCAGCCTGGCCCTAAGGATTCTGGGAAG CAATGTGTCGTGGAGTTTGAGGTCAAAGCCTTCAGTGCGGAGAGCCAGGAGGCCAAAGTACGCAAACG GAGTACAGTGCATCTGATGATCCGGAAGCTGCAGTATGCCCCGGAGAATAGCGGGACGGCTCCCTCTGCGAAGACCACCCGTGAGTTTGTCATGTCCGACAAGCCCCTGCACCTGGAGGCGAGTCTTGACAAGGAG ATCTACTACCATGGAGAGCCCATTAATGTGTGTGTCAACGTCACAAACAGCTCCAACAAGAATGTGAAGAACATCATTGTCTCTG TGGACCAGGTGGCCACTGTGGTCTTGTATTCCAATGACAGCTACGTGAGGGCAGTGGCCTTAGAGGAATCTGG GGATGCTGTTGCTGCTGGTGCAAGCCTGAAGAAAGTGTACACCCTCACTCCCCTATTGGTCTGCAACCGGGAGAGGCGGGGCATAGCTCTTGATGGCAAGTTGAAGCATGAAGACACTAATCTGGCATCGTCGAGCAT TGTTAAAGAAGGTGTGCTGAAGGAGGTTCTAGGAATCCTGGTGTCATACAGAGTCATGGTTAAGCTCATCATCGGCGG TGAGGTGGGAGTAGAGCTGCCACTCACACTGATGCACCCAAAACCTGACCTAG CGAGCTGGAAGAGGAGATGGTGTTTGAGGAGTTCAAGCGCTCCTACCTGA
- the saga gene encoding S-arrestin a isoform X3 produces the protein MSPKNVIFKKMAKDKSVGVYMAKRDFVDRVDSVDPVDGVILVDPEVLKGKKAFVQLSCTFRYGREDMDVMGIAFRREIYIAIRQVYPPIQDREQSTHTKMQGKLLRKLGDNAFPFFFEFPDNLPCSVGLQPGPKDSGKQCVVEFEVKAFSAESQEAKVRKRSTVHLMIRKLQYAPENSGTAPSAKTTREFVMSDKPLHLEASLDKEIYYHGEPINVCVNVTNSSNKNVKNIIVSVDQVATVVLYSNDSYVRAVALEESGDAVAAGASLKKVYTLTPLLVCNRERRGIALDGKLKHEDTNLASSSIVKEGVLKEVLGILVSYRVMVKLIIGGIMGSSEVGVELPLTLMHPKPDLVRESELEEEMVFEEFKRSYLKGMPDDEEEGNVSTGDAAS, from the exons ATGAGTCCCAAGAACGTCATCTTCAAGAAGATGGCCAAGGACAAgtcg GTTGGAGTATACATGGCGAAGAGGGACTTTGTGGATCGTGTGGACTCTGTCGACCCAGTGG ATGGTGTCATACTGGTTGACCCTGAGGTCCTCAAAGGAAAAAAAG CGTTCGTCCAGCTGTCCTGCACGTTCCGGTACGGTCGTGAAGATATGGACGTGATGGGAATTGCCTTCCGTAGGGAGATCTACATAGCCATCCGTCAGGTGTATCCGCCCATACAGGACAGGGAGCAGTCCACACACACCAAGATGCAGGGCAAACTGCTGCGCAAACTGGGAGACAATGCCTTCCCTTTCTTTTTCGAG ttccCTGATaacctgccttgttcagtgggTTTGCAGCCTGGCCCTAAGGATTCTGGGAAG CAATGTGTCGTGGAGTTTGAGGTCAAAGCCTTCAGTGCGGAGAGCCAGGAGGCCAAAGTACGCAAACG GAGTACAGTGCATCTGATGATCCGGAAGCTGCAGTATGCCCCGGAGAATAGCGGGACGGCTCCCTCTGCGAAGACCACCCGTGAGTTTGTCATGTCCGACAAGCCCCTGCACCTGGAGGCGAGTCTTGACAAGGAG ATCTACTACCATGGAGAGCCCATTAATGTGTGTGTCAACGTCACAAACAGCTCCAACAAGAATGTGAAGAACATCATTGTCTCTG TGGACCAGGTGGCCACTGTGGTCTTGTATTCCAATGACAGCTACGTGAGGGCAGTGGCCTTAGAGGAATCTGG GGATGCTGTTGCTGCTGGTGCAAGCCTGAAGAAAGTGTACACCCTCACTCCCCTATTGGTCTGCAACCGGGAGAGGCGGGGCATAGCTCTTGATGGCAAGTTGAAGCATGAAGACACTAATCTGGCATCGTCGAGCAT TGTTAAAGAAGGTGTGCTGAAGGAGGTTCTAGGAATCCTGGTGTCATACAGAGTCATGGTTAAGCTCATCATCGGCGG AATAATGGGATCTAG TGAGGTGGGAGTAGAGCTGCCACTCACACTGATGCACCCAAAACCTGACCTAG TGAGGGAAAG CGAGCTGGAAGAGGAGATGGTGTTTGAGGAGTTCAAGCGCTCCTACCTGAAGGGGATGCCCGATGATGAAGAGGAGGGCAACGTGTCTACAGGAGACGCCGCTTCCTGA
- the saga gene encoding S-arrestin a isoform X1 — protein sequence MSPKNVIFKKMAKDKSVGVYMAKRDFVDRVDSVDPVDGVILVDPEVLKGKKAFVQLSCTFRYGREDMDVMGIAFRREIYIAIRQVYPPIQDREQSTHTKMQGKLLRKLGDNAFPFFFEFPDNLPCSVGLQPGPKDSGKQCVVEFEVKAFSAESQEAKVRKRSTVHLMIRKLQYAPENSGTAPSAKTTREFVMSDKPLHLEASLDKEIYYHGEPINVCVNVTNSSNKNVKNIIVSVDQVATVVLYSNDSYVRAVALEESGDAVAAGASLKKVYTLTPLLVCNRERRGIALDGKLKHEDTNLASSSIVKEGVLKEVLGILVSYRVMVKLIIGGIMGSSEVGVELPLTLMHPKPDLASWKRRWCLRSSSAPT from the exons ATGAGTCCCAAGAACGTCATCTTCAAGAAGATGGCCAAGGACAAgtcg GTTGGAGTATACATGGCGAAGAGGGACTTTGTGGATCGTGTGGACTCTGTCGACCCAGTGG ATGGTGTCATACTGGTTGACCCTGAGGTCCTCAAAGGAAAAAAAG CGTTCGTCCAGCTGTCCTGCACGTTCCGGTACGGTCGTGAAGATATGGACGTGATGGGAATTGCCTTCCGTAGGGAGATCTACATAGCCATCCGTCAGGTGTATCCGCCCATACAGGACAGGGAGCAGTCCACACACACCAAGATGCAGGGCAAACTGCTGCGCAAACTGGGAGACAATGCCTTCCCTTTCTTTTTCGAG ttccCTGATaacctgccttgttcagtgggTTTGCAGCCTGGCCCTAAGGATTCTGGGAAG CAATGTGTCGTGGAGTTTGAGGTCAAAGCCTTCAGTGCGGAGAGCCAGGAGGCCAAAGTACGCAAACG GAGTACAGTGCATCTGATGATCCGGAAGCTGCAGTATGCCCCGGAGAATAGCGGGACGGCTCCCTCTGCGAAGACCACCCGTGAGTTTGTCATGTCCGACAAGCCCCTGCACCTGGAGGCGAGTCTTGACAAGGAG ATCTACTACCATGGAGAGCCCATTAATGTGTGTGTCAACGTCACAAACAGCTCCAACAAGAATGTGAAGAACATCATTGTCTCTG TGGACCAGGTGGCCACTGTGGTCTTGTATTCCAATGACAGCTACGTGAGGGCAGTGGCCTTAGAGGAATCTGG GGATGCTGTTGCTGCTGGTGCAAGCCTGAAGAAAGTGTACACCCTCACTCCCCTATTGGTCTGCAACCGGGAGAGGCGGGGCATAGCTCTTGATGGCAAGTTGAAGCATGAAGACACTAATCTGGCATCGTCGAGCAT TGTTAAAGAAGGTGTGCTGAAGGAGGTTCTAGGAATCCTGGTGTCATACAGAGTCATGGTTAAGCTCATCATCGGCGG AATAATGGGATCTAG TGAGGTGGGAGTAGAGCTGCCACTCACACTGATGCACCCAAAACCTGACCTAG CGAGCTGGAAGAGGAGATGGTGTTTGAGGAGTTCAAGCGCTCCTACCTGA